The following proteins are co-located in the Primulina tabacum isolate GXHZ01 chromosome 11, ASM2559414v2, whole genome shotgun sequence genome:
- the LOC142518974 gene encoding uncharacterized protein LOC142518974 isoform X1 has translation MSVACCLPLVECVSCLACLRWVWKKFLYTAGRESQNWGLATATEFEPVPRLCRYILSIYEDDIRNPLWAPPEGYGVNPDWIVSRKDYEDTHGKVSPYMIYLDHENLDIVVAIRGLNLAKESDFLLLLDNKLGQTTFDGGYVHNGLLKAAEYVLEEECDILRNLVEENPDYTLTFAGHSLGAGVVTLLTMLVVKKREKLGYIERKRIRCFAIAPARCISLNLAVRYADVINSVVLQDDFLPRTTVALENLFKSLFCFPCLLCVMCLKDTCTLEEKMLKDPRRLYAPGRLYHIIVRKPFSCDEISPHVRTAVPVDGRFEHMVLSCNLTSDHAIIWILLESQRTLDCMREDEPIMGIPAAQKMERQVSLVKEHQEEHRAAIERAIALEVPQAYSSSYGTFQEPNLGENSSSSTDFSFSSL, from the exons ATGTCTGTTGCCTGCTGTCTCCCACTTGTTGAATGTGTATCATGTTTAGCTTGCCTTCGTTGGGTGTGGAAGAAATTCCTATACACGGCAGGCCGTGAAAGCCAAAATTGGGGCCTTGCAACCGCCACTGAATTTGAGCCTGTCCCTCGACTCTGTCGATATATCCTATCCATCTATGAAGATGATATTAGAAACCCCCTTTGGGCTCCTCCCGAAGGGTATGGAGTCAATCCAGATTGGATTGTATCAAGAAAAGATTATGAGGATACGCATGGGAAAGTTTCACCCTACATGATCTATCTTGATCACGAGAATTTAGATATAGTTGTAGCGATTAGAGGGCTTAATTTGGCTAAAGAAAGTGACTTTCTGCTCTTACTTGATAACAAGTTGGGACAGACAACATTTGATGGCGGTTATGTTCATAACGGGCTTTTGAAGGCAGCTGAATACGTTCTTGAAGAAGAGTGTGATATTTTAAGAAATCTTGTTGAGGAGAATCCAGATTATACTTTGACATTTGCTGGACATTCGCTCGGTGCTGGAGTTGTAACATTGCTAACTATGTTGGTAGtgaagaagagagaaaaattgggGTACATTGAGAGGAAAAGAATTAGGTGCTTTGCAATTGCTCCTGCTCGGTGTATATCTTTGAACTTGGCTGTGAGATATGCCGATGTAATTAATTCGGTTGTGCTTCAG GATGATTTCTTACCCCGTACCACAGTTGCGCTGGAAAATCTCTTCAAATCCCTTTTCTG TTTCCCTTGTTTGCTGTGCGTAATGTGCTTGAAAGATACTTGCACACTAGAAGAAAAGATGCTCAAGGATCCAAGACGCCTGTATGCACCTGGTCGCCTCTATCACATAATCGTGCGGAAGCCCTTCAG TTGTGATGAAATTTCACCTCATGTAAGGACCGCGGTACCTGTGGATGGTAGATTTGAGCACATGGTCCTCTCATGCAACCTAACCTCTGATCACGCCATTATTTGGATACTCCTAGAATCTCAAAGAACGCTTGAT TGTATGCGAGAAGACGAGCCAATTATGGGTATTCCTGCAGCTCAGAAGATGGAACGGCAGGTATCTCTCGTAAAAGAACACCAGGAGGAGCACCGAGCAGCAATAGAGAGGGCAATTGCACTGGAAGTTCCTCAAGCCTACTCGTCGTCTTATGGAACATTTCAAGAACCCAACCTAGGTGAAAACTCGAGCAGCAGTAccgatttttctttttcatctttATAA
- the LOC142518974 gene encoding uncharacterized protein LOC142518974 isoform X2 has product MSVACCLPLVECVSCLACLRWVWKKFLYTAGRESQNWGLATATEFEPVPRLCRYILSIYEDDIRNPLWAPPEGYGVNPDWIVSRKDYEDTHGKVSPYMIYLDHENLDIVVAIRGLNLAKESDFLLLLDNKLGQTTFDGGYVHNGLLKAAEYVLEEECDILRNLVEENPDYTLTFAGHSLGAGVVTLLTMLVVKKREKLGYIERKRIRCFAIAPARCISLNLAVRYADVINSVVLQDDFLPRTTVALENLFKSLFCFPCLLCVMCLKDTCTLEEKMLKDPRRLYAPGRLYHIIVRKPFSCDEISPHVRTAVPVDGRFEHMVLSCNLTSDHAIIWILLESQRTLDDTRLDRISLVQNLEPRSVCEKTSQLWVFLQLRRWNGRYLS; this is encoded by the exons ATGTCTGTTGCCTGCTGTCTCCCACTTGTTGAATGTGTATCATGTTTAGCTTGCCTTCGTTGGGTGTGGAAGAAATTCCTATACACGGCAGGCCGTGAAAGCCAAAATTGGGGCCTTGCAACCGCCACTGAATTTGAGCCTGTCCCTCGACTCTGTCGATATATCCTATCCATCTATGAAGATGATATTAGAAACCCCCTTTGGGCTCCTCCCGAAGGGTATGGAGTCAATCCAGATTGGATTGTATCAAGAAAAGATTATGAGGATACGCATGGGAAAGTTTCACCCTACATGATCTATCTTGATCACGAGAATTTAGATATAGTTGTAGCGATTAGAGGGCTTAATTTGGCTAAAGAAAGTGACTTTCTGCTCTTACTTGATAACAAGTTGGGACAGACAACATTTGATGGCGGTTATGTTCATAACGGGCTTTTGAAGGCAGCTGAATACGTTCTTGAAGAAGAGTGTGATATTTTAAGAAATCTTGTTGAGGAGAATCCAGATTATACTTTGACATTTGCTGGACATTCGCTCGGTGCTGGAGTTGTAACATTGCTAACTATGTTGGTAGtgaagaagagagaaaaattgggGTACATTGAGAGGAAAAGAATTAGGTGCTTTGCAATTGCTCCTGCTCGGTGTATATCTTTGAACTTGGCTGTGAGATATGCCGATGTAATTAATTCGGTTGTGCTTCAG GATGATTTCTTACCCCGTACCACAGTTGCGCTGGAAAATCTCTTCAAATCCCTTTTCTG TTTCCCTTGTTTGCTGTGCGTAATGTGCTTGAAAGATACTTGCACACTAGAAGAAAAGATGCTCAAGGATCCAAGACGCCTGTATGCACCTGGTCGCCTCTATCACATAATCGTGCGGAAGCCCTTCAG TTGTGATGAAATTTCACCTCATGTAAGGACCGCGGTACCTGTGGATGGTAGATTTGAGCACATGGTCCTCTCATGCAACCTAACCTCTGATCACGCCATTATTTGGATACTCCTAGAATCTCAAAGAACGCTTGAT GATACTCGCTTGGATAGAATATCACTCGTACAGAACCTTGAGCCTAGAAG TGTATGCGAGAAGACGAGCCAATTATGGGTATTCCTGCAGCTCAGAAGATGGAACGGCAGGTATCTCTCGTAA